The proteins below come from a single Pandoraea apista genomic window:
- a CDS encoding Lrp/AsnC family transcriptional regulator: protein MTLSTTALDELDRNLLALLRVNARESTANLARRLGVARTTVVARIGRLEQAGVIAGYTVRLGQDAAGGGLQACVGISVQPRSGRDVMRRLNKMPEIHLLCTVSGEFDYVAWLHAASPDQLDGLLDTIGEIDGVTRTTTSVVLARKIDRGGVLP, encoded by the coding sequence ATGACGTTGTCCACGACAGCGCTCGACGAACTCGACCGTAACCTGCTTGCGTTGCTGCGCGTGAATGCGCGCGAGAGTACTGCCAATCTGGCGCGTCGCCTCGGCGTGGCGCGCACGACCGTGGTGGCCCGCATCGGCCGGCTGGAGCAGGCCGGGGTGATCGCCGGCTACACCGTGCGACTCGGGCAGGATGCGGCGGGAGGCGGGTTGCAGGCTTGTGTCGGCATCAGCGTGCAGCCGCGCTCCGGACGCGACGTGATGCGGCGTCTGAACAAGATGCCGGAGATTCACCTGTTGTGTACGGTCAGCGGCGAGTTCGATTACGTGGCCTGGTTGCATGCCGCGTCGCCTGACCAACTCGACGGGCTGCTCGACACCATCGGCGAGATCGACGGCGTGACCCGCACCACGACATCGGTGGTGCTGGCCCGGAAGATCGACCGGGGCGGTGTGCTGCCCTGA
- a CDS encoding iron transporter, producing MRVKSLVAAVLLAGAATMAQAAEFPIGKPLNVAGMEINTVYLQPITMEPAGMMRDAAKSDIHLEADIHAIAKNPNGYAEGDWIPGLEITYKLQKMKSDGKTADGAAIEGLMMPMVASDGPHYGDNVKLAGVGKYKLTMVVNAPGTLPEFGCKMGGTPAAGAHAAHGGMGPWCFGRHVDKETGVGPWFKPITKEVDFTFSGVGKKGGY from the coding sequence ATGCGCGTGAAATCCCTCGTGGCAGCGGTGTTGCTTGCCGGTGCGGCCACTATGGCTCAGGCCGCCGAGTTTCCTATCGGTAAACCGCTGAATGTGGCGGGCATGGAAATCAACACGGTGTATCTCCAGCCGATCACGATGGAGCCGGCCGGCATGATGCGCGATGCCGCCAAGTCGGACATTCACCTCGAGGCGGATATTCACGCGATCGCCAAGAACCCGAACGGCTACGCCGAAGGCGACTGGATTCCGGGTCTGGAAATCACGTACAAGCTGCAAAAGATGAAGAGCGACGGCAAGACCGCCGATGGCGCTGCCATTGAAGGTCTGATGATGCCGATGGTCGCGAGCGATGGTCCGCACTACGGCGACAACGTCAAGCTGGCGGGCGTTGGCAAGTACAAGCTGACGATGGTGGTCAACGCGCCGGGCACGCTGCCGGAATTCGGTTGCAAGATGGGCGGTACGCCGGCCGCCGGTGCGCACGCCGCGCATGGCGGCATGGGCCCGTGGTGCTTCGGTCGTCACGTGGATAAGGAAACGGGCGTGGGCCCGTGGTTCAAGCCGATCACGAAGGAAGTCGATTTCACTTTCTCGGGCGTTGGCAAGAAGGGTGGCTACTAA
- a CDS encoding cupredoxin domain-containing protein: MNQRIARLLATMAASVVTLLALGAAPLARADDLPTFKLEMNNGKLNPARIEVPAGKRIKIEVHNTGTNAVEFESLQLRKEKVLAPGAQSFVVIAPLQPGEYKFFDDFHQQAQGVIVAK, translated from the coding sequence ATGAATCAGCGCATCGCGCGCCTGTTGGCCACGATGGCGGCCTCGGTGGTGACTTTGTTGGCTTTGGGCGCAGCGCCGCTCGCGCGTGCCGACGACTTGCCCACCTTCAAGCTGGAAATGAATAACGGCAAACTCAACCCGGCGCGCATCGAGGTGCCGGCCGGCAAACGCATCAAGATCGAGGTGCACAACACCGGAACGAATGCCGTCGAGTTTGAAAGTCTGCAACTGCGCAAGGAAAAGGTGCTGGCACCGGGGGCGCAGTCGTTTGTGGTCATCGCACCGTTGCAGCCGGGCGAGTACAAGTTTTTCGACGATTTTCATCAGCAGGCGCAAGGCGTGATCGTCGCCAAGTAA
- a CDS encoding FTR1 family iron permease: MGQVMFIVWRESVEALLVVGILHAWLANPEHGAKRGLPYLWAGVVLGIAAAVALGAALVGFTEVLSGDAQDYFQTAMVLIASVLIVQMVFWMKRHGRTLKRDMESSLQKNQDRGTWWGVLVLVALAIAREGSETAIFLYGIGFGQQGSVPLSMWLAVLIGFVLALVTFWLLQLGGKIFSWRLFFRVTEIMLLFLAAGLLESGLDRLISLELVPTLVDQLWDTSAILDDASPFGSLVATLTGYRAHPAGMNLLVYAVYWIFMWALLKRAGAPAKQVKPA, encoded by the coding sequence ATGGGTCAGGTCATGTTCATCGTCTGGCGCGAAAGCGTCGAGGCATTGCTGGTCGTAGGCATTCTCCATGCCTGGCTGGCCAACCCCGAGCACGGCGCCAAGCGCGGCCTTCCCTACCTTTGGGCCGGTGTCGTGCTGGGGATCGCCGCCGCAGTGGCGCTGGGTGCCGCGCTGGTCGGCTTCACCGAAGTGCTGTCGGGCGACGCACAGGATTACTTCCAGACCGCCATGGTACTGATAGCCAGCGTGCTGATCGTGCAAATGGTCTTCTGGATGAAGCGTCACGGGCGAACGCTCAAGCGCGACATGGAATCGTCGCTACAGAAAAATCAGGACCGGGGCACGTGGTGGGGCGTGCTTGTGCTGGTGGCGCTGGCGATTGCCCGCGAAGGCAGCGAGACGGCCATTTTTCTGTACGGCATCGGTTTCGGCCAGCAAGGCAGCGTGCCGTTATCGATGTGGCTCGCCGTGCTGATCGGCTTCGTGCTGGCGCTCGTCACGTTCTGGCTGTTGCAGTTGGGCGGAAAGATCTTCTCGTGGCGCCTGTTCTTCCGCGTCACTGAAATCATGCTGCTGTTTCTGGCGGCCGGGCTGCTTGAGTCGGGATTGGATCGCCTTATCTCGCTGGAGCTTGTGCCTACGTTGGTCGACCAACTGTGGGATACTTCCGCGATTCTCGACGACGCCAGCCCGTTTGGCAGCCTCGTTGCGACCCTGACCGGGTATCGCGCGCACCCGGCCGGTATGAATCTGCTGGTGTACGCCGTGTACTGGATTTTCATGTGGGCGCTGCTCAAGCGAGCGGGCGCTCCGGCAAAGCAGGTCAAGCCCGCCTGA
- a CDS encoding 4Fe-4S binding protein, with protein MSIAIPVPNRLARVGLWMQRHGKLIRGVQWGVVLVYAFLICVPVMMPLPDETAHILDNLTVFAQFTFWGIWWPFVLISMVLMGRVWCGVLCPEGTLSEFASRHGRGRAIPRWMRWGGWPFVAFAGTTLYGQMVSVYQYPKAVLLVLGGSTIGAMVIGYFYGRDKRVWCKYLCPVNGVFSLLSRLAPFHFKVNEDAWRRSYHTNGHKVIPINCAPIVPLRNMKGGAQCHMCGRCAGHRDAIELAGRSPSEEIVKFGATENNSVWDSVLVMYGLLGVAIGAFHWTVNPWFVATKTVLATWLIDHNIMWPFETNAPWYVFTNYPEQSDVFTWLDGGMVVTYILGNGLLLGLAFTIIFALANRAMGPWQTSRFNHLVQSLIPIAGAGVFIGLSATTISLLRAEHLPVYWANDVRATILAATTLWSLWLGWRVTGRHAQSLGRRLAGMAGVVAALALVNWLWLLMFWIW; from the coding sequence ATGAGCATCGCCATACCTGTCCCGAACCGACTGGCCCGAGTGGGCCTTTGGATGCAACGCCACGGCAAGTTGATACGTGGCGTGCAGTGGGGCGTCGTGCTGGTTTATGCGTTCCTCATCTGCGTACCGGTCATGATGCCGTTGCCCGACGAGACGGCGCACATTCTCGATAACCTCACTGTCTTTGCCCAGTTCACGTTCTGGGGCATCTGGTGGCCGTTCGTGCTCATCAGCATGGTGCTCATGGGCCGTGTCTGGTGCGGAGTCCTGTGTCCGGAAGGCACGCTTTCGGAATTCGCGAGCCGCCACGGACGCGGGCGTGCCATTCCCCGCTGGATGCGCTGGGGCGGCTGGCCGTTCGTCGCCTTCGCCGGCACCACGCTGTACGGGCAGATGGTCAGCGTCTACCAATACCCGAAGGCGGTGCTGCTGGTGCTCGGCGGCTCGACCATCGGCGCCATGGTGATCGGTTACTTCTACGGGCGCGACAAGCGTGTGTGGTGCAAGTATCTGTGCCCGGTCAACGGCGTGTTCTCGTTGCTCTCGCGCCTCGCACCGTTCCACTTCAAGGTCAACGAAGACGCCTGGCGCCGCTCGTATCACACCAACGGCCACAAGGTCATTCCGATCAATTGCGCACCGATCGTGCCGCTACGCAACATGAAGGGCGGGGCGCAGTGCCACATGTGCGGCCGTTGTGCCGGGCATCGCGACGCTATCGAACTCGCGGGCCGCTCGCCCAGCGAGGAGATCGTGAAGTTCGGGGCGACCGAGAACAACAGCGTGTGGGACAGCGTGCTCGTCATGTACGGCCTGCTCGGTGTGGCGATCGGCGCGTTCCACTGGACGGTGAATCCGTGGTTCGTCGCCACCAAGACCGTGCTGGCGACGTGGCTCATCGATCACAACATCATGTGGCCGTTCGAGACGAACGCGCCGTGGTACGTGTTCACCAACTATCCCGAGCAGAGCGACGTTTTCACCTGGCTCGACGGTGGCATGGTCGTCACGTACATTCTTGGCAACGGCCTGTTGCTGGGGCTGGCGTTCACGATCATTTTCGCGCTGGCCAACCGGGCGATGGGACCGTGGCAGACGTCACGATTCAACCATCTGGTGCAGTCGCTGATTCCGATTGCCGGGGCTGGTGTGTTCATCGGTCTGTCGGCCACGACGATCAGCCTGCTGCGTGCCGAGCATCTGCCGGTGTATTGGGCAAACGACGTTCGCGCGACCATTCTCGCCGCGACCACGCTGTGGAGTCTGTGGCTGGGTTGGCGAGTCACGGGGCGTCATGCCCAATCGTTGGGACGGCGACTGGCCGGCATGGCCGGTGTGGTGGCGGCGCTGGCGCTGGTCAACTGGCTCTGGCTGCTGATGTTCTGGATCTGGTGA
- the ubiA gene encoding 4-hydroxybenzoate octaprenyltransferase, whose translation MLLAQRLPLYFRLVRLDKPIGTVLLLWPTLAALWIASNGHPDPLLLVIFTLGTFLMRSAGCAINDYADRDFDKFVKRTKERPITSGRIRAWEAVAVAATLALVSFLLILPLNALTKWLSIPALFVAGTYPFTKRFLAIPQAYLGVAFGFGIPMAFAAVQDQVPVIAWVLLLSNVFWSVAYDTEYAMVDRDDDLKIGIKTSAITFGRFDVLAVMLCYVAALGIQAGVGVYLGFGWPFWLGIAVAASCAIYHYFLIRRRERMPCFAAFRHNNWLGAAVFAGIAGHYLLSA comes from the coding sequence ATGTTGCTCGCTCAACGCCTTCCCCTGTATTTCCGCCTGGTTCGCCTCGACAAGCCGATCGGTACCGTGCTGCTGCTTTGGCCCACGCTCGCGGCGCTGTGGATTGCGTCGAACGGGCATCCCGATCCGTTACTGCTCGTGATCTTCACACTAGGCACGTTCCTGATGCGCTCGGCGGGGTGCGCCATCAACGATTACGCTGACCGCGACTTCGACAAGTTCGTCAAACGCACGAAAGAGCGTCCGATCACGTCGGGACGCATTCGCGCCTGGGAGGCGGTCGCCGTGGCCGCAACGCTCGCCTTGGTGAGCTTCCTGCTGATTCTGCCGCTCAACGCGCTGACCAAGTGGCTGTCGATTCCGGCGCTGTTCGTGGCCGGCACCTATCCGTTCACCAAGCGTTTTCTGGCGATTCCGCAAGCCTATCTCGGCGTGGCGTTCGGCTTCGGCATTCCGATGGCTTTCGCCGCTGTGCAGGATCAGGTGCCGGTGATCGCTTGGGTGCTGCTGCTCTCGAACGTGTTCTGGTCGGTGGCGTACGACACCGAATACGCGATGGTCGATCGCGACGACGACCTGAAGATCGGTATCAAGACGTCTGCCATCACGTTCGGACGTTTCGACGTGCTGGCGGTCATGCTTTGCTATGTGGCTGCGCTCGGCATTCAGGCGGGCGTCGGCGTGTATCTGGGTTTCGGCTGGCCGTTCTGGCTGGGGATAGCGGTAGCGGCGAGCTGCGCGATTTATCACTACTTCCTGATTCGCAGACGCGAGCGCATGCCGTGCTTCGCGGCGTTCCGTCACAACAACTGGCTGGGCGCGGCCGTGTTTGCGGGCATTGCCGGACACTATCTGCTGAGCGCCTGA
- the proC gene encoding pyrroline-5-carboxylate reductase, with product MRIAFIGGGNMANALIGGLVKRGTAPRDILAIDVNESTRDGLVKQYGVETASAPNDRLRDYDTLVLAVKPQVLKDVAQALQPHLNGQLVISIAAGIRASDLARWLGGHNQIVRCMPNTPALIGMGITGLAALSGVDSDQRKRAENVLGAAGQIVWVEKESQLDGVTAISGSGPAYVFYFIEALEQAAQELGFTPEQGRQLAIATFTGASQLAAQSSEPASVLRERVTSKGGTTFAALSSFDRDAIKAAIVRGVHAANLRARELGDELGDA from the coding sequence ATGAGAATTGCATTCATCGGCGGCGGCAACATGGCCAACGCCTTGATCGGCGGACTCGTCAAGCGCGGCACGGCCCCGCGCGACATTCTCGCCATCGACGTCAACGAATCGACCCGCGACGGCCTCGTCAAGCAGTACGGTGTCGAGACAGCCAGCGCGCCCAACGATCGCCTGCGCGATTACGACACGCTCGTGCTGGCCGTCAAACCGCAAGTCCTCAAGGATGTCGCGCAGGCTCTGCAACCACATCTGAACGGCCAGTTGGTCATCAGCATCGCAGCGGGCATTCGTGCGTCCGACCTGGCGCGTTGGCTCGGCGGCCACAACCAGATCGTGCGCTGCATGCCGAATACGCCCGCGCTGATCGGCATGGGCATCACCGGTCTGGCCGCGCTCTCGGGCGTCGATTCTGACCAGCGCAAGCGTGCCGAGAACGTACTGGGCGCTGCGGGCCAGATCGTCTGGGTCGAGAAGGAAAGCCAGCTCGACGGTGTGACGGCAATCTCGGGCAGTGGCCCGGCGTACGTGTTCTATTTCATCGAAGCCCTGGAGCAAGCCGCTCAGGAACTGGGCTTCACGCCCGAGCAGGGCCGCCAGTTGGCTATCGCCACGTTCACCGGCGCATCGCAACTGGCCGCGCAGTCGAGCGAGCCGGCAAGCGTGTTGCGTGAGCGTGTGACGTCCAAGGGCGGTACAACGTTTGCCGCCCTCAGCTCGTTCGATCGCGACGCGATCAAAGCCGCCATCGTGCGCGGCGTGCATGCGGCGAACCTCCGCGCCAGGGAACTTGGCGACGAGTTAGGCGACGCCTGA
- a CDS encoding YggS family pyridoxal phosphate-dependent enzyme — protein MSTIAAHLDDVLSRIARATANAGRPAGSVHLLAVSKTFGADAVREAIAAGQRAFGENYVQESLDKIAALTGETVGGAPLEWHFIGPLQSNKTRPVAAHFDWVHSVDRLKIAERLSAQRPADLPPLQVCLQVNISGEASKSGVAPADVPAVARAVAGLPNLKLRGLMAIPEPEDDPARQRAPFRAVRELFDALRADGLALDTLSMGMSGDLEAAIAEGATMVRIGTAIFGARDYGPRA, from the coding sequence ATGTCGACCATTGCCGCACATCTCGACGACGTCCTCTCCCGGATTGCCCGTGCCACTGCCAACGCCGGCCGTCCGGCGGGTAGCGTGCATCTGCTGGCCGTCTCGAAGACGTTCGGCGCCGACGCCGTGCGCGAGGCGATCGCCGCCGGGCAGCGGGCCTTCGGCGAGAATTACGTGCAGGAGTCGCTGGACAAGATCGCCGCACTGACCGGCGAGACGGTCGGCGGCGCACCGTTGGAATGGCACTTCATCGGGCCATTACAGAGCAACAAGACACGGCCGGTGGCGGCGCATTTCGACTGGGTGCATTCGGTCGATCGACTGAAGATCGCCGAGCGTCTGAGTGCCCAACGCCCGGCAGACCTCCCGCCGCTTCAGGTCTGCCTGCAAGTGAACATCAGCGGCGAGGCGAGCAAGAGCGGCGTCGCGCCTGCGGACGTACCGGCCGTCGCACGAGCTGTCGCCGGGCTGCCGAATCTGAAATTGCGCGGCCTGATGGCGATTCCCGAACCCGAAGACGATCCCGCGCGCCAGCGTGCGCCGTTCAGGGCAGTGCGCGAGTTGTTCGATGCGCTGCGCGCCGACGGATTGGCGCTCGACACGCTCTCGATGGGGATGTCGGGCGATCTGGAGGCAGCGATTGCCGAGGGTGCGACAATGGTGCGCATTGGCACCGCGATTTTCGGCGCGCGCGATTACGGCCCCCGGGCGTAA
- a CDS encoding glutathione peroxidase, which translates to MSANSRQVYDFSVQTLSGETVSLSQYRGKVLLIVNTASECGFTPQYAGLQTLYEQLGPRGFEVLAFPCNQFGKQEPGDAEAIRSFCDLRFHVTFPMFAKIDVKGPDAAPLYTYLTQEKRGVLGTKAIKWNFTKFLVDAQGNVVARYAPTAKPDAIRADIEALLPA; encoded by the coding sequence ATGAGCGCAAATTCGCGGCAGGTGTACGACTTTTCAGTTCAGACGCTGTCAGGCGAGACCGTCAGTCTGTCGCAGTACCGCGGCAAGGTGCTGCTGATCGTCAACACGGCGAGCGAGTGTGGTTTCACACCGCAATACGCTGGTTTGCAGACGCTCTACGAACAACTCGGCCCGCGCGGCTTCGAGGTGCTTGCGTTTCCCTGTAATCAGTTCGGCAAGCAGGAGCCGGGGGACGCCGAGGCCATTCGCAGCTTCTGCGATCTGCGCTTTCACGTGACGTTTCCGATGTTCGCAAAGATCGACGTGAAAGGGCCCGATGCGGCTCCGCTCTACACCTACCTCACGCAGGAAAAGCGCGGAGTGCTGGGCACGAAGGCGATCAAATGGAATTTCACGAAATTTCTCGTCGACGCGCAAGGAAACGTGGTGGCGCGATACGCGCCGACGGCGAAGCCCGACGCCATCCGCGCCGACATCGAAGCGTTGTTGCCCGCCTGA
- a CDS encoding PLP-dependent aminotransferase family protein: protein MPDHLRMDAVTPTLAARETAPLAAADSQVSSAAPAAPEERTPLYRQLADHYRHAIEAGTLAPGDRMPSVRTLMERHQVSLSTALQTCRHLEAQGILEARPRSGYFVRTPARASLVPVDEPRPWVPDLKQYVGINQRVSSILARGLQANVKVNLAVAHGAPSLYPVNELRQATLRALRENPLLYGTPPPGGGEARFRSAIARRALEARMNINPDEIVVTHGCIEAINLALRAVASAGDVVAVESPTYYALLQTLESMGMRALEIPTSPQTGISLEALQLASETYDNIKAVIVVPHFQNPLGSVMPDSHKAQLVRWAESRGIAIIEDDTYSALGDDGNIPAAIRSWDTTGNVIHCASLHKTLAPGMRLGWIAGGKWQGRVEMLKYAQTRPNEALAQIAMGEFMDSPRYDRHLRRLRTQLREHRAAMAEAIATHFPAGTRLTLPAGGLSLWVEMPGSVSSEQLFDAALAKGIRVAPGSLFSNSSRYDHFLRINGGQPFTRDVEKSVRVLATEVLRLLDTTG from the coding sequence ATGCCCGATCATCTGCGCATGGACGCCGTCACTCCCACTCTCGCTGCCCGTGAGACCGCGCCGCTCGCTGCGGCCGACTCGCAAGTCTCTTCCGCCGCCCCAGCGGCCCCGGAGGAACGCACGCCGCTTTACCGTCAGCTTGCCGATCATTATCGTCACGCCATCGAGGCCGGCACGCTCGCGCCGGGCGATCGCATGCCGAGCGTGCGCACGTTGATGGAGCGGCATCAGGTGAGTCTGTCGACAGCCTTGCAGACCTGTCGTCATCTGGAGGCGCAGGGGATTCTGGAGGCGCGTCCGCGTTCGGGCTACTTCGTGCGCACGCCCGCCCGGGCGAGCCTTGTGCCTGTGGACGAGCCGCGTCCGTGGGTGCCCGACCTGAAGCAATACGTGGGCATCAATCAGCGCGTGTCGTCGATCCTTGCCAGAGGGCTCCAGGCGAACGTCAAAGTCAATTTAGCGGTCGCGCATGGCGCTCCGTCGCTCTACCCCGTCAACGAACTGCGGCAGGCCACCCTCCGGGCGTTGCGCGAGAACCCGTTGCTTTACGGCACGCCGCCGCCCGGTGGCGGCGAGGCGCGTTTCCGCTCGGCGATCGCCCGCCGGGCGCTCGAAGCGCGTATGAATATCAATCCCGACGAGATCGTTGTCACACACGGTTGTATCGAGGCGATCAATCTGGCGCTGCGGGCAGTCGCGTCTGCGGGCGACGTGGTCGCAGTCGAATCGCCGACGTATTACGCGTTGCTGCAAACGCTGGAGAGCATGGGCATGCGGGCGCTCGAAATTCCCACGAGTCCGCAGACCGGGATTTCGCTTGAGGCGCTGCAACTGGCGAGCGAGACTTACGACAACATCAAGGCAGTCATCGTTGTGCCGCACTTCCAGAATCCGCTCGGGTCGGTGATGCCGGATTCCCACAAGGCGCAGCTCGTGAGGTGGGCAGAGTCGCGCGGCATTGCGATCATTGAAGACGACACTTACTCGGCGCTCGGCGATGACGGCAACATTCCTGCTGCCATTCGCTCCTGGGACACGACGGGTAACGTGATCCACTGCGCATCGCTGCATAAAACGCTGGCGCCGGGCATGCGGCTCGGCTGGATTGCGGGTGGCAAATGGCAGGGGCGAGTCGAGATGTTGAAGTACGCGCAGACGCGTCCGAACGAAGCGCTCGCCCAGATTGCGATGGGCGAGTTCATGGATTCTCCCCGTTACGATCGGCATTTGCGCCGTTTGCGCACGCAGTTACGCGAGCATCGCGCAGCAATGGCCGAAGCGATCGCGACCCATTTCCCGGCAGGCACCCGTTTGACACTGCCCGCGGGCGGCTTGAGTCTGTGGGTGGAGATGCCGGGCAGTGTCAGCTCGGAGCAATTGTTCGATGCGGCGCTTGCGAAAGGAATTCGTGTTGCGCCGGGCAGTCTGTTCTCGAACTCGTCGCGCTACGATCACTTCCTGCGTATCAACGGCGGACAACCGTTCACGCGAGACGTCGAGAAGTCAGTACGCGTACTGGCTACGGAAGTGTTGCGCTTGCTCGACACGACCGGCTGA
- the glcE gene encoding glycolate oxidase subunit GlcE, translating to MTDTNDTLENFRAVIEHATARRSPLQLRGGGTKAWYGQQRVGDVLDTRAYNGIVAYDPAELVITARCGTSLADIETALAERNQLLPFEPPYFGPAATIGGAVAAGLAGPRRSAVGAVRDFVLGAKLMDGRGHVLNFGGQVMKNVAGYDVSRMLAGSLGTLGLVLEVSIKVLPQPFAELTLQFEMNAVDAVRKLNEWGGQPLPITGSAWRSDLLVIRLAGASAAIKAARVKMGGELVDAIHAAKFWHAIREQTDNFFADAGPGQALWRLAVPSTAEPHRLPGKQLIEWGGAQRWWITDADAQIVRSAARQDGGHATLFRYGEPGVGVFTPLPAPLMRIHRNLKSVFDPAGIFNPGRMYPEF from the coding sequence ATGACCGACACGAACGACACTCTCGAGAACTTCCGCGCCGTCATCGAACATGCCACGGCACGCCGTTCGCCGCTCCAGCTTCGTGGCGGCGGCACCAAGGCGTGGTACGGCCAGCAACGCGTGGGCGACGTACTCGACACCCGCGCCTACAACGGCATCGTGGCTTACGACCCGGCGGAGCTGGTCATCACGGCGCGCTGCGGCACGTCGCTGGCCGATATCGAGACCGCACTCGCCGAGCGGAATCAACTGCTGCCATTCGAGCCGCCCTACTTCGGACCCGCCGCCACGATCGGCGGTGCAGTGGCTGCCGGCCTCGCCGGCCCTCGCCGCAGTGCCGTGGGCGCCGTACGCGACTTCGTGCTTGGCGCCAAGTTGATGGACGGACGCGGACATGTGCTGAACTTCGGCGGTCAGGTCATGAAGAATGTCGCCGGTTACGATGTCTCGCGCATGCTCGCCGGCTCGCTTGGCACGCTGGGTCTGGTGCTTGAAGTGTCGATCAAGGTGTTGCCGCAACCGTTTGCCGAGCTAACGCTGCAATTCGAAATGAACGCCGTCGATGCCGTGCGCAAACTCAACGAATGGGGCGGCCAACCGCTGCCGATCACGGGGAGCGCGTGGCGTAGCGATTTGCTGGTGATTCGTCTGGCGGGCGCGTCGGCGGCCATCAAGGCCGCACGCGTGAAGATGGGGGGGGAGTTGGTCGATGCGATTCACGCTGCCAAATTCTGGCATGCGATCCGCGAACAGACGGACAACTTCTTCGCCGATGCAGGGCCGGGGCAGGCGCTATGGCGTTTGGCCGTACCGTCGACCGCCGAACCGCATCGCCTGCCGGGCAAGCAGCTTATCGAGTGGGGCGGTGCACAGCGTTGGTGGATTACCGACGCCGATGCGCAAATCGTACGCTCGGCGGCACGGCAAGACGGCGGACATGCCACGCTTTTCCGCTATGGTGAGCCCGGCGTGGGTGTCTTCACTCCTCTGCCCGCGCCACTCATGCGCATCCATCGCAACCTGAAGTCGGTGTTCGATCCGGCGGGAATTTTCAATCCTGGACGGATGTATCCCGAATTCTGA
- a CDS encoding ion transporter — protein sequence MRPLSDWMPHDWRQRLYIIIFEADTREGRLFDIALLVAIVLSVLTVVVSSVPAVQAAAPVPMAILEWFFTLLFTAEYIARLLSAHRPLRYALSFYGIIDLLAILPTYLAILVPELHGLIDVRLLRLMRAFRILKLTAYVNEAGVLSIALYNARRKILVFLGFISIIVVIFGTLMHIIEGPEHGFTSIPVGIYWAIVTLTTTGYGDVVPVTGLGKAITGFVMLLGYSVIAIPTGIMGAEIHLAMRTKPVTTRTCHQCLTEGHDADAAYCKHCGSELAPYQSDTTPPPEPS from the coding sequence ATGCGTCCGCTGTCAGATTGGATGCCGCACGATTGGCGGCAGCGGCTGTACATCATCATCTTCGAGGCCGATACGCGCGAAGGGCGGCTGTTCGACATTGCGCTGCTCGTCGCCATCGTATTGTCAGTGCTCACGGTGGTGGTCTCCAGCGTGCCTGCCGTACAGGCCGCGGCCCCCGTGCCGATGGCGATCCTCGAGTGGTTCTTCACGCTGCTCTTTACGGCCGAGTACATTGCGCGACTGCTGAGCGCACATCGGCCATTGCGCTACGCGCTGTCGTTCTACGGCATTATCGATCTGCTCGCCATTCTGCCGACGTATCTTGCGATACTCGTGCCCGAACTGCACGGGTTAATCGACGTGCGGCTGCTGCGCCTCATGCGTGCGTTCCGGATTCTCAAGCTCACCGCCTATGTGAACGAAGCGGGCGTGCTCAGCATTGCGCTCTACAATGCGCGGCGGAAGATCCTCGTGTTCCTCGGGTTCATCTCGATCATCGTGGTGATCTTCGGCACGCTCATGCACATTATCGAGGGGCCGGAGCACGGCTTCACGAGCATTCCGGTGGGCATCTATTGGGCCATCGTCACACTCACGACGACCGGCTATGGCGACGTGGTGCCCGTCACCGGACTCGGTAAAGCGATCACCGGCTTCGTGATGCTGCTGGGCTACAGCGTGATTGCGATCCCCACGGGCATCATGGGTGCGGAAATTCATTTGGCCATGCGCACGAAGCCCGTCACTACGCGCACCTGTCATCAATGCCTCACCGAAGGGCACGACGCCGATGCGGCCTACTGCAAACATTGCGGCAGTGAGCTTGCGCCTTATCAATCCGACACGACACCGCCGCCAGAACCGAGCTGA